In a single window of the Lebetimonas sp. JH292 genome:
- a CDS encoding D-2-hydroxyacid dehydrogenase — translation MKIVFLDALSLGNVDFERFKEFGEVEIYQTTDKDETIDRIKDADIIVTNKVVIDNSVLDNAKRLKFIQIAATGMNNVDIEYAKKKGVIVKNVAGYSTNAVVQHTFALVLGLINKICYFDKYTRNEYSNSKIFTHIQNWFEIKGKIWGIIGLGEIGKGVAKLAKSFGAEVVYYSTSGKNNSDEFKRVELEELLKTSVIITIHAPLNENTKNLLNYEKLSLLQEGSILVNVGRGGIINEDDLSKILKEKNIFAGLDVFEKEPVNIDNPLLKSKKVLLTPHMAWSSIEARKKLMEEIYKNIEKFIKSGN, via the coding sequence ATGAAAATAGTGTTTTTAGATGCTCTAAGCCTTGGAAATGTAGATTTTGAAAGGTTTAAAGAATTCGGTGAGGTTGAAATTTATCAGACTACAGATAAAGATGAAACAATAGATAGGATTAAAGATGCTGATATAATTGTAACTAATAAAGTTGTAATTGATAACAGTGTTTTAGATAATGCAAAAAGATTAAAATTTATTCAAATTGCTGCAACTGGGATGAATAATGTGGATATAGAATATGCTAAAAAGAAAGGGGTTATTGTAAAAAATGTGGCGGGATATTCTACAAATGCAGTAGTTCAACATACTTTTGCTTTAGTTTTAGGACTTATAAATAAAATTTGTTATTTTGATAAATATACAAGAAATGAATATTCTAATTCTAAAATATTTACCCATATTCAAAACTGGTTTGAGATTAAAGGTAAAATATGGGGAATTATTGGACTTGGTGAAATTGGAAAGGGTGTTGCAAAATTAGCTAAAAGTTTTGGAGCTGAGGTTGTTTATTATTCTACAAGCGGTAAAAATAATTCAGATGAATTTAAAAGAGTTGAACTTGAAGAGCTTCTTAAAACTTCAGTAATAATAACAATCCATGCGCCTTTAAACGAAAATACAAAAAATCTTTTAAATTATGAAAAACTTTCGCTCTTGCAAGAAGGAAGTATTTTAGTAAATGTTGGAAGAGGTGGAATAATAAATGAAGATGATTTGTCAAAAATTTTAAAAGAAAAAAATATTTTTGCAGGTCTGGATGTATTTGAAAAAGAACCTGTAAATATTGATAATCCGCTTTTAAAAAGTAAAAAAGTTTTATTAACCCCGCATATGGCCTGGAGCAGTATTGAAGCAAGGAAAAAATTGATGGAAGAAATTTATAAAAATATAGAAAAATTTATAAAAAGCGGAAATTAA
- the pyrE gene encoding orotate phosphoribosyltransferase, which translates to MNVKDIYEKHGALLKGHFLLSSGKHSEYYLQSARVLEYPEVAETLAKELAKKIIEAGVKIDTVCSPAIGGLLAGYELARALGVRLIFTERVNGKMTLRRGFEVKENEKVLICEDIITTGGSAMEAAREIEKRGGRVVGFGAIANRGVCKRVNGKTERKPECKLPQNKPLFALEDFDFEVYEPQNCPMCKAGSKPVKPGSRGN; encoded by the coding sequence ATGAATGTAAAAGATATTTATGAAAAACATGGCGCTTTATTAAAAGGCCATTTTCTTTTAAGCAGCGGCAAACACAGCGAATATTACCTTCAAAGTGCGAGGGTTTTGGAATATCCAGAAGTTGCCGAGACTTTGGCAAAAGAACTTGCAAAAAAAATAATTGAAGCCGGAGTTAAAATAGATACTGTATGTTCTCCGGCTATCGGGGGACTGCTTGCCGGATATGAATTAGCAAGGGCTCTTGGTGTCAGACTTATTTTTACCGAAAGAGTTAACGGTAAAATGACTTTAAGAAGAGGATTTGAAGTAAAGGAAAATGAAAAAGTATTAATCTGTGAAGACATTATCACAACCGGCGGATCCGCAATGGAAGCGGCAAGGGAAATTGAAAAAAGAGGCGGCAGGGTAGTAGGATTTGGGGCAATTGCCAACAGAGGCGTCTGTAAAAGAGTTAATGGAAAAACCGAGAGAAAACCTGAATGTAAATTACCCCAAAACAAACCTCTTTTTGCGTTAGAAGACTTTGATTTTGAAGTTTATGAACCACAAAACTGCCCAATGTGCAAAGCAGGAAGCAAACCAGTTAAACCCGGCAGCAGAGGAAATTAG
- a CDS encoding mechanosensitive ion channel family protein has protein sequence MDKYINLTMQWGIKIIGAIAIYIIGKWIAKIITNIVKKLLEKSKVDITLVKFLGNLTYIGLLILVIIAALGTLGVDTTSFAAIIAGAGLAVGMALKDNISNFGAGVLILFLRPFKIGDFVEAAGTSGVVDEIGIFNTIMKTGDNRVIIIPNNNIIGNIIINYSREKIRRIDLVIGVGYEDDLKLTKSILEEILSSNPKILKEPAPTVALAELADSSVNFNVRPWVKSEEYWEVRSELLETIKETFDKKGINIPYPQMDVHIEKTA, from the coding sequence ATGGATAAATATATTAATTTGACAATGCAGTGGGGAATCAAAATCATCGGAGCCATTGCCATTTATATCATCGGTAAATGGATTGCGAAAATTATTACAAATATTGTGAAAAAACTTCTGGAAAAATCAAAAGTAGATATTACACTGGTAAAATTTTTAGGAAATTTAACATATATCGGTCTGCTTATTTTAGTAATCATTGCAGCTCTTGGAACATTAGGGGTTGATACCACCTCTTTTGCTGCAATAATTGCGGGTGCAGGTTTAGCTGTAGGTATGGCACTTAAAGATAATATATCAAATTTCGGTGCGGGAGTATTGATTTTATTCCTTAGGCCGTTTAAAATCGGGGATTTTGTTGAAGCGGCCGGAACTTCTGGCGTTGTTGATGAAATAGGTATTTTCAACACTATTATGAAAACAGGGGATAACAGAGTAATTATAATTCCTAACAACAATATAATCGGAAATATTATAATAAATTATTCAAGAGAAAAAATCAGAAGAATTGATTTGGTAATAGGCGTGGGATATGAAGATGATTTAAAACTGACTAAATCTATACTAGAAGAAATTTTAAGTTCTAATCCTAAAATATTAAAAGAACCGGCACCGACAGTGGCTCTTGCAGAATTGGCTGATAGCAGTGTTAATTTTAATGTAAGACCCTGGGTTAAGAGTGAAGAGTACTGGGAAGTAAGAAGCGAACTTCTTGAAACTATTAAAGAAACATTTGATAAAAAAGGAATAAATATCCCTTATCCTCAAATGGATGTACACATAGAAAAAACGGCTTAA
- the secG gene encoding preprotein translocase subunit SecG, with product MTSVLFIVQIILVIAIVILVLLQKSESMGLGAYSSSNESVFGAKGPMNFLAKATIILGFLFVLNTLTLTYLYNKQANTSVVSEVKLPKSTPVPPAPVK from the coding sequence ATGACATCTGTTTTATTTATTGTTCAAATAATACTTGTAATTGCAATAGTAATTTTAGTTTTATTACAAAAATCCGAATCAATGGGACTTGGTGCATATTCAAGCTCAAACGAAAGTGTATTTGGGGCAAAAGGTCCTATGAACTTTTTGGCAAAAGCAACAATAATTTTAGGATTTTTATTTGTATTAAATACTTTAACACTGACATATTTGTATAATAAACAAGCAAACACTTCTGTTGTAAGTGAAGTTAAACTTCCAAAATCAACTCCTGTTCCTCCCGCTCCTGTAAAATGA
- a CDS encoding ATP-binding protein, translating into MFPKKIYDRKIKLNYENTLITGPKGVGKTFLIFNFLKKFKGSWEYYNFSDYREKNFELTSDLIIFENFDFSVKIPADKTVFITSSENIEIENFKKIELKALDFEEFFAFEKSNSPTNTFDKFLKYGNFAKNAFVEDYFKEEYLKDVFDLLPFNKEILKFFFAHIGEKLTLYQIFQILKKRIKISKDSFYKTTNELIKNRVIYEVEKYKAPKSPKKFFAYNFAFRNILTNKKNFFHKFENMVFLKLNEKEIYYKDTLNFYLPQKEMGILVMPFADENTILEKLNKVNDVKKIEIITISNELEIKHKNFEVEVKPFWQWRFAE; encoded by the coding sequence ATGTTTCCCAAAAAAATATATGACAGAAAAATAAAATTAAATTATGAAAACACATTAATTACCGGCCCTAAAGGGGTTGGAAAAACATTTTTGATTTTTAATTTTTTAAAAAAATTTAAAGGTAGCTGGGAATATTATAACTTCTCTGATTACAGGGAAAAAAACTTTGAATTAACATCCGATTTAATTATTTTTGAAAATTTCGATTTTTCGGTAAAAATTCCTGCTGATAAAACAGTTTTTATAACAAGCTCTGAAAATATTGAAATTGAAAATTTTAAAAAAATAGAATTAAAAGCGCTTGATTTTGAAGAATTTTTCGCTTTCGAAAAATCAAATTCCCCGACAAACACATTTGATAAATTTTTAAAATACGGGAATTTTGCAAAAAACGCTTTTGTAGAAGATTATTTTAAAGAAGAATATTTAAAAGATGTGTTTGACTTACTACCTTTTAATAAAGAAATTTTAAAATTCTTTTTTGCCCACATCGGCGAAAAGCTGACTCTTTATCAAATATTTCAGATTTTAAAAAAAAGAATAAAAATAAGTAAAGACAGTTTTTATAAAACAACAAACGAATTGATTAAAAACAGGGTTATTTATGAAGTTGAAAAGTATAAAGCACCAAAATCACCTAAAAAATTTTTTGCTTATAATTTTGCCTTCAGAAATATTTTAACTAATAAAAAAAATTTTTTCCATAAATTTGAAAATATGGTTTTTCTTAAATTAAATGAAAAAGAAATTTATTACAAAGATACCCTTAATTTTTATTTGCCTCAAAAAGAGATGGGAATACTTGTAATGCCTTTTGCAGATGAAAACACAATTTTGGAAAAACTAAACAAAGTAAACGATGTAAAAAAAATTGAAATCATTACAATTTCAAACGAACTTGAAATAAAACATAAAAATTTTGAAGTGGAGGTAAAGCCGTTTTGGCAATGGAGATTTGCGGAATAG
- a CDS encoding glucosaminidase domain-containing protein → MKKTISLLIFNFLLFTVLNAAFPDWYYNIKNINEQKKAFVEIMLPLIQTENKNILNLRKKIIQIFNDPAFLLKPKKIAFLAKAAKKYKIKDILNKNEFLKKINTIPPSLALAQAAIESGWGKSRFVKLANNLFGHWEYSNKGLPPKDRYDNIDINYSLKIFPSIEDSIRVYMLNLNRNPAYKEFRNLRYFYRLKNKKFTGLIAATTMELYSQKRDEYVKLLQKMIIQNHWEKFDK, encoded by the coding sequence ATGAAAAAAACTATTTCACTTTTAATTTTTAATTTTTTACTTTTCACTGTTTTAAACGCCGCTTTCCCGGACTGGTATTATAATATTAAAAATATTAACGAGCAAAAAAAAGCATTTGTGGAAATAATGCTGCCTTTAATTCAAACAGAAAACAAAAATATATTAAATTTAAGAAAAAAAATTATTCAAATCTTTAACGATCCGGCTTTTTTATTAAAACCAAAAAAAATTGCTTTTTTGGCCAAAGCGGCCAAAAAATACAAAATAAAAGATATACTGAATAAAAATGAATTTTTAAAAAAAATAAACACAATACCCCCTTCACTCGCCCTGGCCCAGGCTGCAATAGAAAGCGGATGGGGAAAAAGCAGATTTGTTAAGTTAGCTAACAACCTCTTTGGACACTGGGAATATTCCAATAAAGGACTTCCTCCGAAAGACAGATATGACAATATTGATATAAATTATTCATTAAAAATATTTCCAAGCATTGAAGATTCAATAAGAGTATATATGCTAAACTTAAACAGAAACCCAGCTTATAAAGAATTTAGAAATTTAAGATATTTTTACAGATTAAAAAATAAAAAATTCACAGGCCTTATAGCTGCAACTACAATGGAATTATATTCCCAAAAAAGAGATGAATATGTGAAACTTCTTCAAAAAATGATAATCCAAAACCATTGGGAAAAATTTGATAAATAA
- the frr gene encoding ribosome recycling factor has protein sequence MEEVFKFAKEHMQKSIDVLKKDLNTLRTGKVSIHVLDGVKVEYYGTPTPLNQVANVNAVDATTIVIQPWDKSIMKDIEKAIQEANVGANPNNDGEVIKMYFPPMTEEERKKQAKKAKEFAEKAKIAIRNVRRESNDKIKKMFKDKEITEDEERKGLDKIQEITDSFVNKVDETVNKKIDEVMKV, from the coding sequence ATGGAAGAAGTTTTTAAATTTGCCAAAGAGCATATGCAAAAAAGTATAGATGTGTTAAAAAAAGATTTAAATACACTAAGAACCGGAAAAGTTTCTATTCATGTACTTGACGGGGTGAAAGTTGAATATTACGGAACACCGACTCCATTAAATCAGGTTGCAAACGTAAATGCCGTGGATGCAACAACCATTGTAATTCAGCCCTGGGACAAATCTATTATGAAAGATATAGAAAAAGCCATTCAAGAGGCCAATGTTGGAGCAAATCCTAACAATGACGGAGAAGTTATAAAAATGTACTTTCCTCCAATGACAGAAGAAGAAAGAAAAAAACAGGCCAAAAAAGCAAAAGAGTTTGCAGAAAAAGCAAAAATAGCTATTAGAAACGTAAGACGCGAATCCAATGATAAAATAAAAAAAATGTTTAAAGACAAAGAAATAACAGAAGACGAAGAAAGAAAAGGACTCGATAAAATTCAGGAAATAACCGATAGTTTTGTTAATAAAGTTGATGAAACTGTAAATAAAAAAATTGATGAAGTAATGAAAGTTTAA
- a CDS encoding polysaccharide deacetylase family protein: MTFRHPYTNTSTKELEKYLKYIKKHNLKAVKLSTLVKKIENKENIDNYVVFTIDDNYKSFYKNGLPLFKKYHIPFTLFVYTKATEGKWGDFMTWKMVRECAKYGELGVHSYAHPHLPKLSDKEINQDTLKAINLFKKRIGYIPDMYAYPYGEYDERVKKIISKYFKVIANQNPGAIDLTTPIDDLDRIALTGKVNIAEKLKLKRLHIKNLIIKRNKNSITEISGKLINKIPYINIYLTDFGWKYHIKIKNNKFCFHPDFKLKRFRNRIIIRYNYKIFSRMIIKY; encoded by the coding sequence ATGACTTTTAGGCATCCTTATACAAACACTTCAACTAAAGAACTTGAAAAATATTTAAAATATATAAAAAAACACAATTTAAAAGCTGTAAAACTATCAACTCTTGTAAAAAAAATTGAAAATAAAGAAAATATTGATAATTATGTTGTTTTTACCATAGATGACAATTATAAAAGTTTTTATAAAAACGGCCTGCCTTTATTTAAAAAATACCATATTCCTTTTACCCTTTTTGTATATACAAAGGCAACTGAAGGTAAATGGGGAGATTTTATGACATGGAAAATGGTAAGGGAATGTGCAAAATACGGAGAACTTGGAGTTCACAGCTACGCTCATCCGCATCTGCCAAAACTTAGCGATAAAGAAATAAACCAGGATACACTTAAGGCTATTAATTTATTTAAAAAAAGAATCGGTTACATTCCCGACATGTATGCATATCCGTATGGGGAATATGACGAGAGGGTAAAAAAAATAATTTCAAAATATTTTAAGGTTATTGCAAATCAAAATCCCGGGGCGATTGATTTAACCACTCCGATTGACGATTTGGACAGAATCGCACTGACAGGAAAAGTAAATATAGCAGAAAAACTAAAGCTCAAAAGACTCCATATAAAAAATTTGATAATTAAAAGAAATAAAAATTCAATTACTGAAATTTCGGGAAAACTGATAAATAAAATTCCATATATAAATATCTATTTAACAGATTTCGGCTGGAAATACCATATAAAAATTAAAAATAATAAATTCTGTTTTCATCCGGATTTTAAGCTCAAAAGATTCAGAAACAGGATTATCATAAGGTATAATTATAAAATCTTTTCAAGAATGATAATAAAATATTAA
- a CDS encoding HIT family protein — protein sequence MNCPLCNPENEDIIFQNTLFRVILINEIPGYIRIITQKHIKEFSDLEDKEIIQIMQSVKNIEKTMIKLLNPDKINIAEFGNMVPHLHFHIIPRYINDPWWPASTFCKKVRNFTYPKFDKNRYKKAIKACLENL from the coding sequence GTGAACTGCCCTTTGTGTAATCCGGAAAATGAAGATATAATTTTTCAGAATACCCTTTTTAGGGTTATTTTGATTAATGAAATTCCTGGCTACATTAGAATCATTACACAAAAACATATAAAAGAATTCAGCGATTTGGAAGATAAAGAAATAATACAAATAATGCAGTCTGTTAAAAATATTGAAAAAACAATGATAAAACTGCTTAATCCTGATAAAATAAATATTGCTGAATTCGGAAATATGGTTCCCCACCTCCATTTTCACATAATACCGAGATATATAAATGACCCATGGTGGCCGGCAAGCACTTTTTGTAAAAAAGTAAGAAATTTTACGTATCCAAAGTTTGATAAAAACAGATATAAAAAAGCAATAAAAGCGTGCTTAGAGAATTTATAG
- a CDS encoding ribonuclease HII, translated as MEICGIDEAGRGPIAGPLVVAGCLINEKCKVKSEKWYKELTDSKKLTPKKREELFEIIKETSVYHIVWIDNKTIDKKGLSFAINFALKEIKEKIKADKYLFDGNSNFGVKQIETIIKGDLKIKEIGAASILAKVSRDRYMIKIAGKYPEYNFAKHKGYITKEHIEEIKKFGFSDIHRISYKLKALEKTLF; from the coding sequence ATGGAGATTTGCGGAATAGACGAAGCAGGACGCGGACCTATAGCTGGACCTTTGGTAGTAGCCGGATGCTTAATAAATGAAAAATGTAAAGTAAAAAGTGAAAAATGGTATAAAGAGTTAACAGATTCAAAAAAATTAACTCCTAAAAAAAGAGAGGAACTATTTGAAATAATAAAAGAGACCAGTGTCTATCATATTGTATGGATAGATAATAAAACAATAGATAAAAAAGGGCTTTCTTTTGCCATCAATTTTGCATTAAAAGAAATAAAAGAAAAAATTAAAGCGGACAAATACCTGTTTGACGGAAACAGTAATTTTGGGGTTAAGCAAATAGAAACTATAATAAAAGGGGATTTGAAAATTAAAGAAATAGGCGCAGCAAGTATTTTGGCAAAAGTAAGCAGAGACAGATATATGATAAAAATTGCCGGTAAATATCCCGAATATAATTTTGCCAAACATAAAGGATATATAACGAAAGAGCATATTGAAGAAATTAAAAAATTCGGATTTAGCGATATTCACAGAATCAGCTATAAATTAAAAGCATTAGAGAAAACACTTTTTTAG
- a CDS encoding MFS transporter: MLREFIALSLYYFLFFALIGDYVIFMPKMYSVYFTPAQIGILFSMLPIARFLTPFLFFKLTINKKIFLSALTFSIFASFLLINKNFYLISFAFFLIGACFSVIFPYIETIAVEKLKENYGRARVYGSLGFMLFGIIFSYFKINFIYIFIILMICTNITALYFLEDKYVKKENRPINFFIAWKFWFALILMQISFGGFYNFFTIYNLNHNIPKEINGWLWAIGVIAEILIFLIQHKFIKKYPPLFWIKISIFLTSIRWLMLYLFAGNIILIALSQLLHAFSFAIFHTSAMLYLFGIYKNKTLAQQFYAGIGYGFAAFLGSVISGILYGENLYLYESLIAMAGFLIML; the protein is encoded by the coding sequence GTGCTTAGAGAATTTATAGCCCTTAGTTTATATTATTTCCTCTTTTTTGCATTAATCGGTGATTATGTAATTTTTATGCCAAAAATGTATTCAGTTTATTTTACACCGGCTCAAATAGGAATTCTTTTTTCCATGCTTCCAATTGCCAGATTTTTAACTCCTTTTTTGTTTTTTAAACTTACAATAAATAAAAAAATATTTTTATCGGCGCTTACATTTTCAATATTTGCTTCATTTTTACTTATCAATAAAAATTTTTATTTAATTTCTTTCGCTTTTTTTCTGATAGGGGCATGCTTTAGTGTAATATTTCCTTATATTGAAACAATTGCAGTTGAAAAATTAAAAGAAAATTACGGCAGGGCGAGAGTGTATGGAAGTCTGGGATTTATGCTGTTTGGGATTATATTTTCATATTTTAAAATAAATTTCATTTATATTTTTATTATTTTGATGATATGTACCAATATTACAGCTTTATATTTTTTGGAAGACAAATATGTAAAAAAAGAAAACAGACCGATAAATTTTTTTATTGCATGGAAATTTTGGTTTGCTTTAATATTAATGCAGATTAGTTTCGGGGGATTTTATAACTTTTTTACAATTTATAATTTAAATCATAACATTCCAAAAGAGATAAACGGGTGGCTTTGGGCTATAGGGGTAATTGCTGAAATTTTAATTTTTCTAATTCAACATAAATTTATAAAAAAATACCCCCCTCTCTTTTGGATTAAAATTTCAATATTTTTAACATCAATTAGATGGCTGATGCTATATTTATTTGCAGGCAATATAATTTTAATAGCGCTTTCGCAGCTGCTTCATGCTTTTTCTTTTGCTATATTCCATACATCTGCTATGTTGTATCTTTTTGGAATTTATAAAAACAAAACACTTGCCCAGCAGTTTTATGCAGGAATCGGTTACGGGTTTGCCGCATTTTTAGGAAGTGTCATATCAGGAATTTTATACGGAGAAAATCTATATTTATACGAAAGCCTGATAGCAATGGCGGGATTTTTAATTATGTTATAA
- a CDS encoding class I SAM-dependent methyltransferase, giving the protein MKNFDKYAHTYPKYNLIQRKIIEKYLPFVKTKVVDLGCGNGIICGYKKFDFYLGIDISEEMLKNHPCNTLKLDFNTEECFEKIKQYDFEQIISFSALQWSKDLELVFEKIKNLNKKYLLAIFTSNTFKSLHNYLNIVSPIYSKEKILNIAGILNPELEILNYELKFDSPVKLLEYIKYSGVSGNVKGDIKKIRDYIRHFPINKLEFEIIILKSE; this is encoded by the coding sequence ATGAAAAATTTCGATAAATATGCACATACATACCCGAAATATAATTTAATCCAAAGAAAAATAATTGAAAAATATTTGCCGTTCGTTAAAACAAAAGTTGTTGATTTGGGATGTGGAAACGGGATAATATGCGGATATAAAAAATTTGATTTTTATTTGGGAATAGATATAAGTGAAGAAATGTTAAAAAATCATCCTTGTAATACATTAAAACTTGATTTTAATACAGAAGAATGTTTTGAAAAGATTAAACAATATGATTTTGAACAGATTATTTCTTTTTCCGCACTCCAGTGGTCCAAAGATTTGGAATTAGTTTTTGAAAAAATAAAAAATTTAAATAAAAAATATTTACTGGCGATTTTTACTTCGAACACTTTTAAATCTTTACATAATTATTTAAATATTGTTTCGCCGATATATTCAAAAGAAAAAATTTTAAATATTGCCGGTATATTAAACCCGGAATTAGAAATATTAAATTATGAATTAAAATTTGATTCTCCTGTTAAATTATTGGAATATATAAAATATTCTGGCGTTTCAGGAAATGTAAAAGGTGATATTAAAAAAATAAGAGATTACATAAGACACTTTCCTATAAATAAATTAGAATTTGAGATAATAATACTAAAAAGTGAATAA
- a CDS encoding DUF3108 domain-containing protein produces MKYILLCFLFFSLYSKTITATYEAKYGWFGTIATAQGFFEKNQTNYKIQTIVKTKGLAAVLSHHMIQKYTSIGIIKNNKLIPFEYITYRKRGDKEYKRIYLFDHKKKTITRIKYFNNKFDGKEKFDYYAPQDILSLYFNLPLYLKDKNKIYTFYALGARKRDGRVDVNFCKKNIFESKGVCIKANLYNKVFSGDKGILYLLINQKNWVTLEGIVKNVLKIGDLKGKIINFKQVP; encoded by the coding sequence ATGAAATATATTTTACTATGTTTTTTATTCTTTTCATTATACTCTAAAACAATAACTGCCACATATGAGGCAAAATACGGCTGGTTCGGCACAATTGCAACAGCCCAGGGTTTTTTTGAAAAGAATCAGACAAACTATAAAATTCAGACAATAGTAAAAACAAAAGGGCTCGCAGCCGTACTTTCGCATCATATGATACAAAAATACACAAGCATAGGAATAATTAAAAATAATAAACTGATTCCTTTTGAATATATCACATACAGAAAAAGGGGGGATAAAGAATATAAAAGAATATATCTGTTTGACCATAAAAAGAAAACAATTACAAGGATAAAATACTTTAATAACAAATTTGACGGAAAGGAAAAATTCGATTATTATGCGCCTCAGGATATTTTAAGCCTTTATTTTAATTTGCCGTTATATCTCAAAGACAAAAATAAAATTTATACATTTTATGCATTAGGGGCAAGAAAGCGTGACGGAAGGGTTGATGTAAATTTTTGCAAAAAAAATATTTTTGAGAGTAAAGGCGTTTGTATAAAAGCAAATTTATATAATAAAGTTTTTTCAGGGGATAAAGGAATTCTATATTTACTTATAAACCAAAAAAACTGGGTTACTTTAGAAGGAATTGTAAAAAATGTATTAAAAATCGGGGACTTGAAAGGTAAAATAATAAATTTTAAGCAAGTCCCTTAG